The following are encoded together in the Candidatus Hydrogenedentota bacterium genome:
- a CDS encoding serine/threonine protein kinase, translating to MDEDENFSKGPPPHSRPDLLDSVVAHDQKTQVLKGAMAQASTLIAGGPPLEEISEAWYIGYRLDDRYEIKEIRGGKGASGMGIVFIVEDDHGNRSAVKTLQRRFRTELHLLQRFVREARTWMLVGSHPNIVCARKLEIIEAAPCLFMEWVPSDEKGIHSLSQRLNHGPLTIVETLDVAYQFCLGMLHATRAVPGLVHRDVKPENLLLTPDGTIKITDFGLVRTRGMEEDSLEQWARSEVFEDFSGNITRVGSIFGTPAYMAPEQFARTNEVDFRADIYALGCCLFECLTGLPPFIVQSDGSAGRLLEMKRMHLNETPESLRELLGPTFPTAVDALVRRCLAKHPRDRWESYEDLCVAVLSIMDALDIMPRSSEFNRPSPAEIAAQLRSITLLEGYDQAIHMRKLREGQEQSPYAFHLALASYFHCVDDPQEEEHQLSKAFALKDHAAGYEAVRRLTELWIKQGHHARADVVLQAYLRQAPGSLDQVLEPVIRVAIGNERFDEALAILQEFPDSFRTRLLRAEVLRASDRREELRVLLHTMQDAILQEIGRKIESIGYDDVVGWSRPDDHLTLEMVLDALVPEMDTLPLEVARNAIWPDISGYPDFAPDMAWLSFTLGELATLDQEIEPETAAAYARFATFLGYPSRLEKHLERDDYWFWMRETQHGKRGA from the coding sequence ATGGACGAAGACGAAAACTTCAGCAAGGGTCCGCCGCCCCATTCCCGGCCCGACCTGCTCGATTCTGTCGTGGCGCACGATCAGAAGACCCAGGTGCTGAAGGGGGCCATGGCCCAGGCCTCGACCTTGATCGCGGGCGGACCGCCCCTGGAAGAGATAAGCGAGGCCTGGTACATCGGCTACCGGCTGGATGACCGCTACGAGATCAAGGAGATCCGCGGCGGGAAAGGGGCCAGCGGCATGGGCATCGTTTTCATCGTCGAAGACGATCATGGCAACCGCAGTGCGGTCAAGACGCTGCAGCGTCGTTTTCGCACCGAGCTTCACCTGCTCCAGCGCTTCGTGCGCGAAGCGCGCACCTGGATGCTCGTGGGTTCCCATCCGAATATCGTATGCGCGCGCAAACTGGAAATTATCGAGGCGGCGCCCTGCCTCTTCATGGAGTGGGTGCCCTCCGATGAAAAGGGCATCCATTCCCTCTCCCAGCGATTGAACCACGGGCCGCTCACGATTGTGGAGACCCTGGATGTCGCCTACCAGTTCTGCCTTGGCATGCTCCACGCCACCCGCGCCGTGCCCGGCCTGGTTCATCGCGACGTCAAGCCGGAGAATCTTCTCCTCACTCCCGACGGCACCATCAAGATAACGGACTTCGGGCTGGTGCGCACCCGGGGCATGGAGGAGGACAGCCTGGAACAATGGGCCCGGTCGGAGGTTTTTGAAGATTTCTCCGGAAACATAACCCGAGTGGGCTCCATCTTCGGTACTCCGGCCTACATGGCGCCCGAGCAGTTTGCCCGGACCAACGAAGTCGATTTTCGCGCGGATATCTATGCCCTTGGCTGCTGTCTGTTCGAGTGTCTCACCGGGCTTCCACCCTTTATCGTCCAGAGCGACGGGTCCGCCGGCCGCCTTCTCGAAATGAAGCGGATGCACCTCAACGAAACGCCCGAATCCCTGCGCGAGCTCCTGGGACCCACCTTCCCGACCGCCGTCGACGCCCTCGTCCGCCGTTGCCTCGCCAAACACCCGCGCGATCGCTGGGAGAGCTACGAAGACCTTTGCGTGGCCGTGCTCAGCATCATGGACGCTCTCGACATCATGCCCCGGTCGTCCGAATTCAACCGGCCCTCGCCGGCCGAGATCGCGGCGCAACTTCGCTCCATCACGCTCCTTGAAGGCTACGACCAGGCCATCCACATGCGCAAACTGCGCGAAGGTCAGGAGCAGAGCCCCTACGCCTTTCACCTGGCCCTGGCCTCCTACTTCCATTGCGTTGACGATCCCCAGGAAGAAGAGCATCAGCTAAGCAAGGCCTTCGCCCTCAAGGATCATGCCGCGGGCTACGAGGCGGTTCGCCGACTTACCGAGCTCTGGATCAAGCAGGGGCACCATGCCCGCGCCGATGTGGTTCTCCAGGCCTACCTCCGCCAGGCGCCCGGATCGCTCGATCAGGTGCTCGAACCCGTCATCCGTGTCGCCATCGGAAATGAGCGATTTGACGAGGCCCTCGCCATCCTGCAGGAGTTTCCCGACTCGTTCCGCACGCGCCTCTTGCGCGCCGAAGTGCTCCGCGCCAGTGACCGGCGCGAAGAATTGCGGGTATTGCTGCACACCATGCAGGACGCGATCCTGCAAGAGATCGGCCGGAAAATTGAGAGTATCGGCTACGATGATGTGGTGGGCTGGAGCCGACCGGACGATCACCTGACCCTCGAAATGGTGCTCGACGCACTCGTGCCCGAGATGGACACGCTCCCGCTCGAAGTCGCCCGAAACGCCATCTGGCCCGACATCAGCGGCTATCCGGATTTTGCGCCCGACATGGCCTGGCTATCCTTCACGCTGGGCGAGCTCGCCACCCTGGACCAGGAAATCGAACCTGAAACGGCCGCCGCCTACGCCCGATTCGCCACCTTCCTCGGATATCCCAGCCGCTTGGAAAAGCACCTGGAGCGGGACGATTACTGGTTCTGGATGCGGGAAACACAGCACGGGAAGCGAGGCGCCTGA
- a CDS encoding arylsulfatase, which yields MSLRPHSGVTRRAFLQAGTACAALSLSASAFTLPATGAASRPNILFIMADQHRGDCVGADGNSVIHTPNLDRLAREGARFRCAYSSTPTCTPARAALLTGMAPWNHGMLGYSRVPARYPVEMPQLLRDAGYYTLGVGKMHWSPQRGGHGFHRLVLDEATRVETPDFLSDYQAWFASVAPHLDSGATGIGPNSYRAAPYALPEELHPTHWTGSVANRFLESYDQPEPFFMKVSFVRPHSPYDPPKRWMDYYAHKALPAPHLGEWSRGNRERDTDKDTLWRGDLGAEPVRLSRQGYYGSVSFVDEQVGRMLDTLERRGMLENTLILYTSDHGDMTGDHHLWRKGYAYEPSARIPMMIRWPEGMVATERGQVYRAPVEIRDILPTFIDAAGTTAPQPLDGRSMLDVIRGADDWRTVIDLEHDICYSPDNHWSALTDGSTKYIFHARTGEEQLFDLDTDPGETKDLARDPAHWEKLSLWRRRLIAHLEPRGEAWVKDGRLALRPDSIVHSPNYPG from the coding sequence ATGTCCTTGAGACCACACTCCGGCGTAACCCGACGGGCCTTCCTGCAGGCGGGTACCGCGTGCGCGGCCTTGTCCCTGTCCGCGTCGGCATTTACCCTCCCCGCAACGGGAGCCGCGAGCCGGCCCAACATCTTGTTTATCATGGCGGACCAGCACCGGGGGGACTGCGTGGGCGCCGACGGCAATTCGGTCATTCATACGCCGAATCTGGACCGGTTGGCCCGGGAGGGGGCCCGGTTCCGTTGCGCCTATTCCTCTACACCCACCTGCACACCGGCGCGGGCCGCACTGCTCACGGGGATGGCGCCCTGGAACCACGGGATGCTGGGCTACTCAAGAGTGCCGGCCCGCTATCCCGTGGAAATGCCTCAACTCTTGCGCGACGCGGGCTACTACACGCTGGGTGTAGGGAAGATGCACTGGTCGCCACAACGCGGAGGGCACGGTTTTCACCGGCTCGTGCTCGACGAGGCCACCCGGGTCGAGACTCCGGATTTCCTGAGCGATTACCAAGCGTGGTTTGCGTCTGTCGCACCCCATCTGGATTCCGGCGCGACGGGTATCGGGCCGAACTCATACCGGGCCGCGCCTTACGCCCTGCCCGAAGAGCTGCACCCCACCCACTGGACGGGCTCCGTGGCGAATCGCTTCCTGGAAAGCTATGACCAGCCCGAACCCTTCTTCATGAAGGTATCGTTTGTCCGCCCCCACTCCCCTTATGATCCACCAAAGCGCTGGATGGATTACTACGCCCACAAAGCGCTGCCCGCGCCCCATCTGGGTGAGTGGAGTAGAGGCAATCGAGAACGGGATACCGACAAGGACACGCTTTGGCGCGGCGACCTCGGCGCCGAGCCAGTTCGCCTGTCACGCCAGGGTTACTATGGCTCCGTCTCTTTCGTGGACGAGCAGGTTGGGCGAATGCTGGACACGCTGGAGCGGCGGGGAATGCTCGAAAATACGCTGATTCTCTATACCTCCGACCACGGCGACATGACGGGGGATCACCACCTCTGGCGCAAAGGCTACGCCTATGAGCCATCGGCGCGCATCCCCATGATGATTCGGTGGCCGGAGGGCATGGTCGCAACTGAGCGCGGCCAGGTATATCGCGCCCCCGTCGAGATTCGGGACATCCTCCCCACCTTCATTGACGCGGCGGGAACAACTGCGCCCCAGCCGCTCGACGGTCGGAGCATGCTGGACGTGATTCGGGGTGCGGATGACTGGCGGACGGTGATCGATCTGGAGCACGACATCTGCTACAGCCCGGACAATCACTGGAGCGCCCTGACCGACGGGAGCACGAAGTACATATTCCATGCACGCACGGGAGAGGAGCAGCTTTTTGACCTCGACACCGATCCAGGCGAGACCAAGGATCTGGCGCGGGACCCGGCGCACTGGGAAAAACTCAGTCTGTGGCGCAGGCGCCTCATCGCCCACCTGGAACCGCGGGGCGAAGCCTGGGTAAAGGACGGCCGGCTTGCGCTGCGACCGGATTCAATCGTTCACTCGCCCAATTACCCGGGCTGA
- a CDS encoding VWA domain-containing protein has protein sequence MRFESPLALLLLLALPALYYYSRHRGSQAALRFSSTETAARFGASLRVRCQKLLPALRYLALFLLIIALARPQKGQERVRDVGQGIAIEMVLDRSRSMSEEMAFDGQIMNRLEVVKRVFNEFVTGSGGKLDGRPNDLIGLVVFAGFADTIAPLTLGHDALVSLVEKVEMPEVKSEDGTAIGDALALAAARLKTAEEEQLKVNARLGKSYEIKSKIIILLTDGINNRGTQTPEDAAKLAKEWGIKIYCIGIGSDPALEQGQSPFGAFILPGDRNLNDETLKKIAGMTGGIYQRADSAESLRAVYDEIGRLETSEVESLRYLDYNERFLPFALSALFLLVAELVLRNTWLRRHP, from the coding sequence GTGCGATTCGAGTCTCCCCTGGCCTTATTGCTCCTCCTGGCCCTGCCCGCTCTCTACTACTACAGCCGACACCGCGGGAGCCAGGCGGCCCTGCGCTTTTCCAGCACCGAGACGGCGGCCAGGTTCGGCGCATCGCTACGCGTACGCTGTCAGAAGCTGCTGCCCGCCCTCCGATATCTCGCGCTCTTTCTGCTCATCATCGCCCTGGCGCGCCCGCAGAAAGGGCAGGAGCGGGTGCGCGACGTGGGGCAGGGCATCGCCATCGAAATGGTGCTCGACCGCTCCCGAAGCATGAGTGAGGAGATGGCCTTCGACGGCCAGATCATGAACCGCCTCGAAGTTGTGAAGCGCGTGTTCAACGAATTCGTAACCGGCAGCGGCGGCAAACTCGACGGCCGACCGAACGACTTGATCGGCCTGGTTGTATTCGCCGGTTTTGCCGACACCATCGCACCCCTCACCCTGGGACACGACGCCCTCGTTTCGCTGGTGGAAAAGGTGGAAATGCCGGAAGTGAAAAGCGAGGACGGCACGGCAATCGGCGACGCACTGGCCCTGGCCGCCGCGCGGTTGAAGACGGCGGAAGAGGAGCAGCTCAAGGTCAACGCCCGCCTCGGGAAATCCTACGAGATAAAGAGCAAGATCATCATCCTGCTGACCGACGGGATCAACAATCGCGGCACCCAGACCCCGGAAGATGCGGCGAAACTGGCGAAGGAGTGGGGGATCAAGATTTACTGCATCGGCATCGGCAGCGATCCCGCGCTGGAACAGGGCCAGAGCCCTTTTGGGGCCTTTATATTGCCCGGTGATCGTAATTTGAATGACGAGACACTCAAGAAAATCGCCGGCATGACCGGTGGCATCTACCAGCGCGCGGACTCGGCGGAGTCCCTTCGCGCGGTCTACGACGAAATAGGTCGCCTGGAAACCAGCGAAGTAGAGTCGCTTCGCTATCTGGATTACAACGAGCGCTTTCTGCCCTTCGCGCTCTCGGCCCTGTTTCTGCTGGTCGCCGAGCTTGTCCTGCGCAATACCTGGCTGCGGAGGCACCCATGA
- a CDS encoding right-handed parallel beta-helix repeat-containing protein has translation MNLSNVYKLNRRQMLQAAAGLAVGVTVTARSGQAAPMPQVRLPRATSGDAVSEPNWDERLTITVGPDKADIAGTTDRAIQAAVDYVVRLGGGTVHVLPGTYTLRNSIFLRKGVRLLGSGTDALLFKKESQETTLADDSDWYDQEITLVNPDGFQIGDGIILETKNADTGGLDVLRRTLVARSGNRFKLDKALRANFWTASAPTVTARFPMITAEEQTHFAVENIALDGNRANNANINGNYAGALWFQDCSNITLTGLHVRDYNGDAISFQICHDVVVENCELINNADLGIHPGSGSQRPRMVNNRVSDSTYGIFFCWGVKYGLAEANTITRCNYGVSIGHHDDENLVINNDIVASPVNGLHFRPERGEGFTAKGNRFENNRITDSGGDAGVAVDVLGVTANNSLIRNTIKETRGPAQRIGIQFGPDAGAMELVDNVIEGFATPVNDLRKA, from the coding sequence ATGAATCTCTCCAACGTTTATAAGCTCAATCGAAGGCAGATGCTGCAGGCCGCCGCTGGTCTGGCGGTCGGTGTAACCGTCACGGCCCGTTCCGGCCAGGCCGCCCCCATGCCCCAGGTCCGCCTGCCTCGTGCCACCTCGGGCGATGCCGTTTCCGAGCCGAACTGGGACGAACGCCTGACCATTACCGTCGGGCCGGACAAGGCCGATATCGCCGGGACCACGGACCGCGCCATCCAGGCCGCCGTGGACTACGTGGTGCGACTCGGCGGCGGCACCGTGCACGTGCTGCCGGGCACCTACACCCTGCGCAATTCCATCTTTCTGCGCAAAGGCGTCCGTCTACTCGGCAGCGGGACGGACGCGTTGCTCTTCAAGAAAGAAAGCCAGGAAACCACCCTGGCCGACGACTCGGACTGGTATGACCAGGAAATCACGCTTGTCAATCCCGATGGATTTCAGATCGGCGATGGCATCATCCTGGAAACGAAGAATGCCGACACGGGCGGTTTGGATGTACTTCGGCGCACCCTCGTTGCCCGGAGTGGCAACCGCTTCAAGCTGGACAAGGCCCTCCGCGCCAATTTCTGGACCGCCTCGGCCCCCACGGTGACCGCCCGCTTCCCTATGATCACGGCGGAAGAGCAGACCCACTTCGCCGTGGAGAATATCGCGCTGGACGGCAATCGGGCCAACAACGCGAACATCAACGGCAACTACGCGGGCGCCCTCTGGTTTCAGGATTGCAGCAACATTACCCTGACCGGCCTGCATGTGCGTGACTACAACGGCGACGCCATCAGCTTTCAGATCTGTCACGATGTGGTCGTGGAGAACTGCGAGCTGATCAACAATGCCGACCTGGGCATACACCCGGGGTCCGGCTCGCAGCGGCCGCGCATGGTCAACAATCGCGTGAGCGATTCGACCTACGGCATATTCTTCTGCTGGGGGGTGAAATACGGCCTCGCCGAAGCCAACACCATCACGCGATGCAACTATGGCGTCTCCATCGGCCACCATGACGACGAAAACCTCGTTATCAACAACGACATTGTCGCCAGTCCCGTGAACGGCCTCCATTTCCGGCCCGAGCGCGGCGAGGGCTTTACCGCCAAGGGCAACCGATTCGAAAACAACCGTATCACCGATTCGGGAGGCGATGCGGGCGTGGCTGTGGACGTGCTTGGCGTCACGGCGAATAATAGTCTTATTCGCAATACTATCAAAGAGACTCGAGGGCCCGCGCAGCGGATTGGTATCCAATTCGGACCGGACGCGGGCGCCATGGAGCTGGTGGACAATGTCATCGAAGGTTTCGCCACGCCCGTGAACGATCTGAGGAAGGCCTGA
- a CDS encoding acetylxylan esterase codes for MRFSVFLFLALGFTAGVSADPAAARADLRAALGDTVLTAPPYYPAPEMDQGPIKAVFYDALPYGGHPTRAFAYLAVPEAPAGQKIPGMVLVHGGGGTAFHEWAKIWYDKGYAAIAMDLEGQIPLNDFPNRPRHAFSGPVRTGMFDDEAKPRTEQWMYHAVADIMLANSLLRTLPEVDPERIGLTGISWGGVLSSLVGGLDDRFVFTAPVYGCGYLYDSKGYFNRMGADDEASLELRKYWDPARYFTDAPMPMLWVNGDNDPHFSVDTLSRSHVSAGPESILSIHPKMPHGHGVSWEPDRVPEIYALADHLLKGTGAPLTRITKQPEAAEGSTVVLHYEGEQPVASATLYYLTAALEYVQSVKKKHLDLVQQFEAAEARLDPATKTATASLPEGCTWYYINLIDDRGCIVSSNLMAVAQPG; via the coding sequence ATGCGATTTTCTGTTTTTCTTTTTCTTGCCCTTGGCTTTACGGCGGGCGTTTCCGCCGATCCCGCAGCCGCTCGCGCTGATCTCCGTGCGGCCCTCGGTGATACCGTACTGACCGCTCCGCCATACTACCCCGCACCCGAAATGGATCAAGGGCCCATCAAAGCCGTCTTTTACGACGCCTTGCCCTATGGTGGCCATCCCACGCGGGCCTTCGCCTACCTTGCTGTGCCCGAGGCTCCAGCGGGCCAGAAGATTCCTGGCATGGTCCTCGTCCATGGCGGCGGCGGCACCGCCTTCCACGAGTGGGCGAAGATCTGGTACGACAAAGGCTACGCCGCCATCGCCATGGATCTTGAAGGTCAAATTCCACTGAACGACTTTCCCAATCGCCCGCGCCATGCCTTCAGCGGCCCCGTCCGCACGGGCATGTTTGACGATGAGGCCAAACCGCGCACAGAACAGTGGATGTATCATGCGGTAGCCGACATCATGCTGGCGAACTCATTGCTGCGCACGCTGCCCGAGGTGGACCCGGAGCGCATCGGCCTCACGGGCATCAGTTGGGGCGGTGTGCTCTCAAGTCTAGTCGGCGGCCTGGACGATCGCTTCGTATTCACGGCTCCGGTCTACGGCTGTGGTTATCTCTACGATTCCAAAGGCTACTTCAATCGGATGGGCGCGGACGACGAAGCCTCCCTGGAACTTCGAAAATACTGGGACCCCGCCCGTTACTTCACCGATGCCCCCATGCCCATGCTCTGGGTCAACGGCGACAACGATCCCCACTTTTCCGTCGACACCCTGAGCCGTTCCCACGTCAGCGCCGGCCCCGAATCCATCCTCTCCATCCACCCGAAAATGCCCCATGGCCACGGCGTGAGTTGGGAGCCAGATCGGGTGCCGGAAATATACGCCCTGGCCGATCACCTGCTGAAAGGCACAGGCGCCCCCCTCACGCGGATAACAAAGCAACCCGAAGCGGCGGAAGGCAGCACCGTAGTTCTCCACTACGAAGGCGAACAGCCTGTCGCCTCCGCAACCCTCTACTACCTCACCGCGGCGCTCGAATACGTGCAAAGTGTCAAAAAAAAGCACCTCGACCTCGTGCAGCAATTTGAGGCCGCCGAGGCCAGACTCGACCCCGCGACCAAGACGGCCACGGCCAGTTTGCCCGAGGGTTGCACGTGGTACTACATCAATCTCATCGATGATCGCGGTTGTATCGTTTCATCGAATCTGATGGCCGTGGCTCAGCCCGGGTAA
- a CDS encoding VWA domain-containing protein, which produces MKLYHVEMLHLLWLLPALISLLAYGAWRRRTALEKFAANPLLLQLNNQLHSGKRLGKHALLLAAVAFIVIGLARPAWNPQPQIVNREGRDVVFIVDVSRSMLAEDLAPNRLERAKLAIRDCLEGLSGDRVGLIAFAGTSVVKCPLTLDYGFFRMMLEDIGPDEISRGGTLIGDALRKALTEVFDEQEKEFRDIILITDGDDQESFPMEAAKQAGEAGIRIIAIGLGNENQGERIPVVDSNGRKSFLTYQGEEVWTRLDAATLREVAAATPDGKYLNVATGAFDLNAIYQEFIASARKKALDESRITLYDEKFQIFLAAGFLLLCAETLLTERRRQST; this is translated from the coding sequence ATGAAGCTCTACCACGTGGAAATGCTTCACCTGTTGTGGCTGCTGCCCGCCCTGATCTCGCTGCTGGCCTATGGCGCCTGGCGACGCCGCACGGCCCTCGAAAAATTCGCGGCCAATCCGCTGCTGCTACAACTCAACAACCAGCTCCATTCCGGTAAGCGGCTGGGGAAACACGCCCTGCTCCTCGCCGCCGTCGCCTTCATTGTGATTGGACTCGCCCGGCCCGCGTGGAACCCACAGCCCCAGATCGTCAACCGCGAAGGGCGCGACGTGGTCTTCATCGTGGACGTTTCCCGCAGCATGCTGGCCGAAGACCTCGCACCCAACCGCCTGGAACGGGCCAAGCTCGCCATTCGCGACTGTCTGGAAGGCCTCAGCGGCGATCGGGTCGGCCTCATCGCCTTCGCCGGCACCTCCGTGGTCAAGTGCCCGCTCACACTGGACTATGGTTTCTTTCGCATGATGCTGGAAGATATCGGACCCGACGAAATATCGCGCGGTGGAACCCTCATCGGCGACGCCCTGCGCAAAGCGTTGACGGAGGTATTCGACGAGCAGGAGAAGGAATTCCGGGATATCATCCTCATTACCGACGGGGACGATCAGGAGAGCTTTCCCATGGAGGCCGCAAAGCAGGCGGGAGAAGCGGGTATCCGTATCATCGCCATCGGCCTGGGAAACGAGAATCAGGGCGAGCGTATTCCCGTCGTTGATTCCAATGGTCGAAAGTCTTTCCTGACCTATCAGGGCGAAGAAGTATGGACTCGCCTGGACGCGGCCACGCTCCGGGAAGTTGCGGCCGCGACGCCCGACGGAAAATACCTGAACGTGGCCACGGGCGCATTTGACCTCAATGCCATCTACCAGGAATTCATCGCGAGCGCCCGAAAGAAGGCGCTGGATGAATCCCGAATCACATTGTACGACGAGAAGTTCCAGATCTTCCTGGCGGCGGGCTTCCTCCTGCTCTGTGCGGAGACCCTGTTGACTGAGCGGAGGCGGCAATCAACATGA
- a CDS encoding DUF58 domain-containing protein gives MISKELAKKVRYIQIMTNKAVNDVLAGEYHSVFKGQGMEFDEVREYQPGDEIRTIDWNVTARTGHPYVKRFREERELTLLFLVDLSASGRFGSVKNMKNEVATELCALLAFSAIKNNDKVGLVVFTEEVEMFIPPAKGTTHVLRLISELLSFEPKKKGTNIRAGLDFAARILNRRSIVFLISDFFDRDYDRTLRILSRRHDLIALSVSDPREYELPNVGLLDLQDAETGTTVTIDTGSAAIRSAYAAAGRARAEGLRENLRSMDIDLIEVGTSHDYLLDLIRFFKRRERQKR, from the coding sequence ATGATCTCCAAAGAACTCGCAAAAAAAGTTCGCTACATCCAGATCATGACCAACAAGGCGGTCAATGATGTGCTGGCGGGCGAATACCATAGCGTGTTCAAGGGTCAGGGCATGGAATTCGACGAAGTCCGCGAATACCAGCCCGGCGACGAGATCCGCACCATCGACTGGAACGTGACCGCCCGGACGGGCCACCCCTACGTGAAGCGTTTTCGCGAAGAACGCGAGTTGACGCTGCTCTTCCTGGTGGACCTCTCCGCTTCGGGGCGTTTCGGCAGTGTGAAGAATATGAAAAACGAAGTGGCCACGGAGCTCTGCGCGCTGCTGGCCTTCTCCGCCATCAAGAACAACGACAAGGTCGGGCTCGTGGTGTTTACGGAAGAGGTGGAAATGTTCATTCCACCCGCCAAAGGCACCACCCACGTGCTGCGCCTTATCAGCGAACTCCTTTCCTTCGAGCCGAAGAAGAAAGGCACCAATATCCGCGCCGGACTCGATTTCGCCGCGCGCATCCTCAACCGCCGCAGCATCGTCTTTCTCATCAGCGACTTTTTCGACCGGGACTATGACCGCACCCTGCGCATCCTGAGCCGTCGCCACGACCTCATCGCCCTATCGGTGAGCGACCCCCGCGAATACGAATTGCCCAATGTGGGCCTCCTCGACCTCCAGGATGCGGAGACCGGCACAACCGTGACGATTGATACGGGCAGCGCCGCCATTCGCAGCGCGTATGCGGCGGCGGGGCGCGCGCGGGCCGAGGGCCTCCGCGAGAACCTGCGTTCCATGGACATCGACCTGATCGAGGTCGGTACCTCTCACGATTATCTGCTGGACCTGATCCGTTTCTTCAAGCGACGGGAGCGCCAGAAGCGATGA
- a CDS encoding STAS domain-containing protein, whose protein sequence is MQISQQSTAGATILSLLGRLDELATAEVERAFTGILNNESQGLIVDMDGVEYVSSSGLRVLLMLMKAMKNQQRVLKLCNLSPFVAEVFEVSNFSVMFDVHDSLDSARREFEGGN, encoded by the coding sequence ATGCAGATTTCCCAACAGAGTACCGCCGGGGCCACAATTCTCTCGCTGCTCGGGCGGCTGGACGAGTTGGCCACGGCCGAGGTGGAGCGGGCCTTCACCGGTATCCTCAACAACGAGAGCCAGGGGCTTATCGTGGATATGGACGGTGTGGAGTATGTCAGCAGCAGCGGCCTGCGCGTCCTGCTCATGCTCATGAAGGCCATGAAAAACCAGCAACGCGTCCTCAAGCTCTGCAATCTGAGCCCTTTCGTGGCCGAAGTATTCGAAGTCAGCAATTTTTCCGTCATGTTTGACGTGCACGACAGTCTCGATTCCGCACGCCGTGAATTTGAAGGCGGCAACTAG
- a CDS encoding AAA family ATPase codes for MAVDVNQISARVGQEAALLQQVRSEIKKVIVGQDYLIDRLLLALLCNNHVLIEGVPGLAKTLSVTTLAQVVQCSFNRIQFTPDLLPADLIGTLIYNPKDGGFVTRKGPIFANVILADEINRAPAKVQSALLEAMQEQQVTIGDASYKLADPFFVLATQNPVEQEGTYPLPEAQVDRFMLKLKINYPTKAEELQILRSQSRASTKISANGVLTPDDIARLRLLAEEIYMDEKLEEYIVNLVECTRNPDAYQLNIGEYIRYGASPRATIFLAMASRAHALLQGRGYVTPQDVKSIALDVLRHRVIPTYEAEADEKTSEDLVGQILDTVEVP; via the coding sequence ATGGCGGTGGATGTCAATCAGATCAGCGCGCGCGTCGGCCAGGAAGCGGCCCTCCTCCAGCAGGTGCGGTCCGAAATCAAAAAGGTCATTGTAGGCCAGGACTACCTCATCGACCGCCTGCTTCTGGCGCTGCTGTGCAACAACCACGTGCTGATCGAGGGCGTCCCCGGACTTGCCAAGACGCTTTCCGTCACCACCCTGGCCCAGGTTGTCCAGTGCAGCTTCAACCGCATTCAGTTCACCCCCGATCTTCTGCCGGCGGACCTTATCGGCACGCTCATCTACAATCCCAAAGATGGCGGTTTCGTGACGCGTAAAGGACCCATCTTTGCCAATGTGATTCTGGCGGATGAGATCAACCGCGCCCCCGCCAAGGTGCAGAGCGCCCTGCTGGAAGCCATGCAGGAACAGCAGGTCACCATCGGCGATGCGAGCTACAAACTGGCGGACCCCTTCTTCGTGCTGGCCACCCAGAACCCCGTGGAGCAGGAAGGCACCTACCCACTGCCCGAAGCCCAGGTGGACCGCTTCATGCTCAAGCTGAAGATCAACTACCCCACCAAAGCCGAAGAGCTTCAGATCCTCCGTTCCCAGTCCAGGGCATCGACCAAGATCTCGGCGAATGGCGTGCTCACGCCCGATGACATCGCGCGCCTCCGCCTGCTGGCCGAAGAAATTTACATGGACGAGAAGCTCGAAGAGTACATCGTAAATCTCGTGGAGTGCACCCGCAACCCCGACGCCTACCAGCTCAATATTGGCGAATACATTCGCTACGGCGCTTCGCCCCGCGCCACGATTTTCCTCGCCATGGCCTCCCGCGCCCACGCGCTGCTGCAGGGCCGGGGCTACGTGACACCCCAGGACGTGAAGAGCATCGCGCTGGACGTGTTGCGTCATCGCGTGATTCCCACGTACGAGGCCGAGGCCGACGAAAAGACCTCTGAAGATCTCGTCGGACAGATCCTCGACACGGTTGAAGTGCCCTGA